From a region of the Actinomycetes bacterium genome:
- a CDS encoding aminotransferase class I/II-fold pyridoxal phosphate-dependent enzyme — MPATPGQAGPWRDHPGGAGPGPGRGFATRAVHGAGVPVPAELPLAVPIWQTSAFAFDDADRYAHALRQPREGFVYTRYENPTTWALEATVAGLEAAAQGMATASGMGAIATVLLCLAAAGDHLVVQRDLYGGTFSLLSSVAARLGIVATFVDATDPGSVRAALRPTTRAVYVETIANPTMAVADLPALAEVAGAAGIPLVVDNTVASPYLCRPIEHGAAVVVHSATKYLGGHSDVVGGLALFADAGLHDRAWRTMIDLGASPDPFAAWLVLRGVKTLPLRMERHTGNAGALAGLLAAHPKVERVYWPGLPGHPSHDVAARLLDGYGGLLSFDLAGGRQAGRRFIEATSVARLAPSLGGPETLVSHPASTTHRQLDAVALASAGIGEGMVRVSAGLEDADDLLEDFTRALEVA, encoded by the coding sequence ATGCCCGCCACCCCCGGCCAGGCCGGCCCGTGGCGCGACCACCCGGGCGGCGCAGGACCCGGACCCGGGCGGGGCTTCGCCACCCGGGCCGTGCACGGCGCCGGCGTGCCCGTCCCGGCCGAGCTGCCGCTGGCCGTGCCGATCTGGCAGACGTCGGCGTTCGCGTTCGACGACGCCGACCGGTATGCGCACGCGCTCCGGCAGCCCCGCGAGGGGTTCGTCTACACCCGCTATGAGAACCCGACCACATGGGCTCTGGAAGCCACAGTCGCCGGCCTGGAAGCTGCCGCGCAGGGCATGGCCACCGCGTCGGGCATGGGCGCGATCGCGACCGTGCTGCTCTGCCTGGCCGCCGCCGGCGATCACCTGGTCGTCCAGCGCGACCTCTACGGTGGGACGTTCTCGCTGCTGTCGTCGGTGGCCGCCCGGCTCGGGATCGTGGCCACGTTCGTGGACGCGACCGACCCGGGCTCGGTCAGGGCCGCGCTGCGGCCGACCACCCGCGCCGTGTACGTGGAGACGATCGCGAACCCCACCATGGCCGTTGCCGACCTGCCGGCGCTTGCCGAAGTGGCCGGCGCCGCCGGGATCCCCCTGGTGGTCGACAACACGGTGGCGTCGCCGTACCTGTGCCGGCCGATCGAGCACGGCGCCGCGGTCGTGGTCCACTCGGCCACCAAGTACCTCGGCGGCCACAGCGACGTGGTCGGCGGCCTGGCCCTGTTCGCCGACGCCGGCCTGCACGACCGCGCCTGGCGGACCATGATCGACCTGGGCGCCTCGCCCGACCCGTTCGCGGCCTGGCTGGTGCTGCGGGGCGTGAAGACGCTGCCGCTGCGCATGGAGCGCCACACCGGCAACGCGGGCGCGCTCGCCGGGCTGCTGGCCGCACACCCGAAGGTCGAGCGGGTGTACTGGCCGGGGCTGCCCGGCCACCCGAGCCACGACGTGGCCGCGCGGCTGCTGGACGGCTACGGCGGGCTCCTCTCCTTCGACCTCGCCGGCGGCCGCCAGGCCGGGCGGCGGTTCATCGAGGCGACCTCCGTGGCCCGGCTCGCCCCGTCGCTCGGAGGGCCCGAGACGCTCGTGTCCCATCCCGCCTCCACCACCCACCGGCAACTCGACGCCGTGGCGCTGGCGTCGGCCGGCATC
- a CDS encoding lysophospholipid acyltransferase family protein translates to MSTRRWLPVYALAKAVVPPVIRFWVRMDMQGALHIPSRGPVIIAANHVSYFDPLCLGVFIDSAGRQVRFLAKAELFRNPVMRWLMRGAGQIPVWRESRDAARSLAAAVEAMREGVAVAIYPEGTTTRNADFSPMPAKSGVARLAALTGAPVVPVGMWGAHLLFTRGKMGPFRRGIRVVIRAGPPLDLGLNPDSSLEEVNAARDRVMEAIGGLVAEARTGWSPPAWYLRRQADKSLPP, encoded by the coding sequence ATGAGCACACGCCGCTGGCTGCCGGTCTACGCCCTCGCCAAGGCAGTGGTCCCACCGGTGATCCGGTTCTGGGTCCGGATGGACATGCAGGGCGCGCTCCACATCCCGTCGCGCGGCCCGGTCATCATCGCGGCCAACCACGTGTCGTACTTCGATCCGCTCTGCCTCGGCGTGTTCATCGACTCGGCCGGGCGTCAGGTGCGCTTCCTGGCCAAGGCGGAGCTGTTCCGCAACCCGGTGATGCGCTGGCTCATGCGCGGGGCCGGGCAGATCCCGGTCTGGCGGGAGAGCCGCGACGCGGCGAGGTCGCTTGCCGCTGCAGTCGAGGCGATGCGGGAGGGGGTGGCGGTGGCGATCTACCCGGAGGGCACCACCACCCGCAACGCCGACTTCTCGCCGATGCCGGCCAAGAGCGGCGTGGCGCGGCTCGCGGCGCTCACCGGCGCCCCGGTCGTGCCGGTGGGCATGTGGGGCGCGCATCTGCTGTTCACGCGCGGCAAGATGGGCCCGTTCCGGCGCGGCATCCGGGTGGTCATCCGGGCGGGCCCACCGCTCGACCTCGGCCTGAATCCGGACTCGTCGCTCGAAGAGGTGAACGCGGCCCGGGACCGGGTGATGGAGGCGATCGGCGGCCTGGTCGCCGAGGCGCGCACCGGATGGTCCCCGCCGGCCTGGTACCTTCGGCGCCAGGCAGACAAGAGCCTGCCGCCCTGA
- the cofC gene encoding 2-phospho-L-lactate guanylyltransferase, whose amino-acid sequence MPTPLVPVKALAQAKGRLGPALTPIERRLLTIAMLEDVVAAVQAAEGLGRPVVVSPDREVWRRADAIGCRVVKEDVGLDVGLDVGLDGGLNASLARAAAAAPPGDPLVVVAADLPLATPDALARVLVTAGTAPVVVVPSRDRTGTNVLAWRDPASFRPAFGPGSASRHLALPGAVRVDEPVLALDVDVVDDLRAVAARVAPASVTGRRLRDLGLPARLEQAG is encoded by the coding sequence GTGCCGACCCCGCTCGTCCCCGTGAAGGCTCTCGCCCAGGCGAAGGGCCGGCTCGGTCCTGCGCTCACCCCGATCGAGCGCCGCCTGCTCACCATCGCGATGCTCGAGGACGTGGTCGCCGCCGTCCAGGCCGCCGAGGGCCTGGGCCGGCCCGTGGTCGTCTCCCCCGACCGAGAGGTCTGGCGCCGCGCCGACGCGATCGGCTGCCGGGTCGTCAAGGAGGACGTCGGGCTGGACGTCGGGCTGGACGTCGGGCTGGACGGCGGTCTCAACGCCTCGCTCGCGCGCGCCGCCGCGGCCGCCCCGCCTGGCGATCCACTCGTCGTCGTCGCCGCCGACCTGCCCCTGGCCACCCCGGACGCCCTCGCTCGCGTCCTGGTCACGGCCGGGACCGCCCCGGTCGTGGTGGTACCGAGCCGCGACCGCACCGGGACCAACGTCCTGGCCTGGCGCGACCCGGCCTCGTTCCGCCCCGCCTTCGGGCCGGGCAGCGCCAGCCGACACCTCGCCCTCCCGGGCGCGGTCCGGGTCGACGAGCCCGTGCTCGCCCTCGACGTCGACGTCGTCGACGACCTACGCGCGGTGGCCGCCCGCGTGGCCCCGGCCAGCGTCACCGGCCGCCGCCTGCGCGACCTCGGCCTGCCCGCCCGCCTCGAGCAGGCTGGGTGA
- a CDS encoding HU family DNA-binding protein gives MNRKELVDAIQKHTEVARADVDKVLASLIQHTQIAVKKGDRVSLVGFGTFERRDRKARTARNPRTGTAVKVKATKVPAFRAGQGFKDVVSGKAAAPKLTAPKASSRSDVTKASAKRSASKAAAKPAKASASKASASKATAAASKARSTSSAKAPAKAGSRKK, from the coding sequence TTGAACCGCAAGGAGCTGGTCGACGCAATCCAGAAGCACACGGAGGTGGCTCGGGCTGACGTCGACAAAGTGCTCGCGAGCCTGATCCAGCACACGCAGATCGCCGTGAAGAAGGGCGACCGGGTGTCGCTGGTGGGGTTCGGCACCTTCGAACGCCGTGATCGCAAGGCTCGCACCGCGCGGAACCCGCGCACCGGTACCGCCGTGAAGGTGAAGGCGACCAAGGTCCCTGCCTTCCGGGCCGGGCAGGGGTTCAAGGACGTGGTGAGCGGGAAGGCGGCTGCCCCGAAGCTGACCGCCCCGAAGGCGAGCTCGCGGAGCGACGTGACCAAGGCGTCGGCCAAGAGGTCCGCCAGTAAGGCCGCGGCCAAGCCGGCCAAGGCGTCCGCCTCCAAGGCGTCCGCCTCCAAGGCGACCGCCGCGGCCTCGAAGGCCCGGAGCACCTCGAGCGCGAAGGCTCCGGCCAAGGCCGGCTCGCGCAAGAAGTAG
- a CDS encoding histidine kinase N-terminal 7TM domain-containing protein has translation MSWHWWFSALALAGGACLASYAYYAWRRRQASAGASLAVVLAAAGWWSLAYSLELGATELSTKLLWGDAKYLGICLLPPAWFAFIMQYTGRGRLVNRHTLTALAVPPVALVVLLANQATHDLVRYYPPAAVGDPDAIAQVGPLFWPFLVYANLLVWGCTALFVWTLTRVSRLYWRQSMLLIATVLLPCVANVLHNLNVGPFGRVEPTPFLFVLTGAVLVWGIFRFRLLDLAPIARSSVFETVLDGVLVLDPYRRVVKLNPAAERALGVSAADAVGRRVEALLEVESFVLDRADDPTLPEEVVLGESRHELTTAPLRDRGGQETGRVVMLRDVTERHHAHERLVRLDEQRRWLLGRMVRAQEEERRRIAGDIHDDAIQAITAARLRLALFRDRLYEPEQRRRLEEAETALSASLERLRTLVFDLRPAVLDEVGLGAALRQYLAETAGQGGFQAALHDDLGQEPPAEVRVIAYRIAQEALTNVRMHARATRVDVRLEEVQGGLLVTVTDDGVGFEPDQAEANPRPGHLGLTSMRERATMASGWYRVDSHPGRGTTVKFWLPIKEA, from the coding sequence GTGAGCTGGCACTGGTGGTTCAGCGCGCTCGCGCTGGCAGGCGGCGCCTGCCTGGCCAGCTATGCCTACTACGCCTGGCGCCGCCGCCAGGCGTCGGCCGGGGCCAGCCTGGCCGTGGTGCTGGCCGCCGCCGGGTGGTGGAGCCTGGCCTACTCCCTGGAGCTGGGGGCCACCGAGCTGTCCACCAAGCTGCTCTGGGGCGACGCCAAGTACCTCGGCATCTGCCTGCTCCCGCCGGCCTGGTTCGCGTTCATCATGCAGTACACGGGCCGGGGCCGGTTGGTGAACCGGCACACGCTGACCGCCCTCGCGGTCCCGCCCGTGGCGCTGGTCGTGCTGCTCGCCAACCAGGCCACCCACGACCTGGTGCGCTACTACCCGCCCGCGGCGGTCGGCGATCCCGACGCCATCGCCCAGGTCGGCCCGCTGTTCTGGCCCTTCCTGGTCTACGCCAACCTGCTCGTGTGGGGCTGCACGGCGCTGTTCGTGTGGACGCTCACGCGCGTGTCGCGGCTCTACTGGCGCCAGAGCATGCTGCTGATCGCCACCGTGCTGCTGCCCTGCGTCGCCAACGTCCTGCACAACCTGAACGTCGGCCCGTTCGGGCGGGTCGAGCCGACGCCGTTCCTGTTCGTCCTGACCGGCGCCGTGCTGGTGTGGGGCATCTTCCGGTTCCGACTACTCGACCTTGCCCCGATCGCACGCAGCTCGGTGTTCGAGACGGTGCTTGACGGGGTGCTCGTGCTCGACCCCTACCGGCGGGTGGTGAAGCTGAACCCGGCCGCCGAGCGAGCCCTGGGCGTGTCGGCCGCCGACGCGGTCGGCCGCCGGGTCGAGGCGCTCCTCGAGGTTGAGTCGTTCGTACTCGACCGGGCCGACGACCCGACCCTGCCCGAGGAGGTCGTCCTCGGCGAAAGCCGCCACGAGCTGACCACCGCCCCGCTGCGGGACCGGGGCGGACAGGAGACCGGCCGGGTGGTCATGTTGCGCGACGTCACCGAGCGCCACCACGCGCACGAGCGCCTGGTCCGGCTCGACGAGCAGCGCCGCTGGCTGCTCGGCCGGATGGTCCGGGCCCAGGAGGAGGAGCGGCGCCGCATCGCCGGCGATATCCACGACGATGCGATCCAGGCCATCACCGCCGCCCGGCTCCGGCTCGCCCTGTTCCGCGACCGCCTTTACGAGCCCGAGCAGCGCCGACGCCTCGAGGAGGCCGAGACGGCCTTGTCGGCCAGCCTGGAGCGGCTGCGCACGCTGGTGTTCGACCTCCGCCCGGCCGTGCTCGACGAGGTCGGGCTGGGCGCGGCCCTGCGCCAGTACCTGGCCGAGACGGCGGGGCAGGGCGGCTTCCAGGCTGCCCTCCACGACGACTTGGGGCAGGAGCCGCCGGCCGAGGTACGCGTGATCGCCTACCGCATCGCGCAGGAGGCGCTCACCAACGTGCGCATGCACGCCCGCGCGACCCGGGTTGACGTCCGGCTCGAGGAGGTGCAGGGCGGGCTGCTGGTGACCGTCACCGATGACGGGGTCGGCTTCGAGCCGGACCAGGCCGAGGCCAACCCCCGGCCCGGGCACCTCGGTCTGACCAGCATGCGCGAGCGGGCCACCATGGCGAGCGGCTGGTACCGCGTCGACAGCCACCCGGGGCGTGGGACCACGGTCAAATTCTGGCTCCCGATCAAAGAGGCGTGA
- a CDS encoding ATP-binding protein — MSQRSAEVKLDPLPQSAGRARQFVQRTLGTWQVVATTVETAVLLANELVTNALRHGRGRVALRVEKRRRSVRVSVHDADPRPPRPAAPDPEAENGRGLRLVELLAERWGTEPVPGHGKRVWFELGPT, encoded by the coding sequence ATGTCCCAACGCAGCGCCGAGGTCAAGCTCGACCCACTGCCGCAGTCGGCCGGCCGTGCCCGGCAGTTCGTGCAGAGGACGCTCGGGACCTGGCAGGTGGTGGCGACGACCGTGGAGACGGCCGTGCTCCTGGCCAACGAGCTGGTCACCAACGCGCTCCGCCACGGCCGGGGCAGGGTCGCCTTGCGGGTGGAGAAGCGGCGGCGCTCGGTGCGCGTGAGCGTGCACGACGCCGACCCGCGCCCGCCCCGCCCTGCCGCACCGGACCCGGAGGCGGAGAACGGCCGGGGCCTGCGCCTGGTCGAGCTGCTGGCCGAGCGCTGGGGCACCGAGCCGGTCCCGGGTCACGGCAAGCGGGTCTGGTTCGAGCTCGGCCCGACCTGA
- a CDS encoding ATP-dependent DNA ligase, with product MLLVELAETSDTVASTAARLAKVDRLAACLRRLDANEVDVAVAFLSGELRQRQIGVGYAALRDAPAPAAHPSLTLTEVDAAFDRIGRQAGPGSQRERRRLLSDLFERATATEQAFLRRLLSGELRQGALEGVMAEAIARAAGIPGTEVRRALMLRGALGAVAEAALSQGVDGLRSFRLQVGRPLQPMLAQTAESVDVALERIRPAALEWKLDGGRVQIHRADSEVRVFTRTLDDITARVPELVETALALPVRSIVLDGEAIALRADGRPHPFQVTASRIGSRLGVDELRGSLPLTPFLFDVLHLDDEDLIDRPGAERNDALTAAVPEALRIPRIVTGDSEVAAAFLQDALARGHEGVVVKSLAVPYEAGRRGGGWLKVKPRHTLDLVVLAAEWGHGRRRGWLSNLHLGARDSESDGFVMLGKTFKGLTDKLLAWQTERFLELAVEQNEWMVRLRPELVVEVAFDGLQVSPRYPGGLALRFARVLRYRPDKGADDADTIETVRTIHLAQSGPPLPG from the coding sequence ATGTTGCTCGTTGAGCTTGCTGAGACGTCGGATACTGTCGCGTCGACCGCTGCCCGGCTGGCCAAGGTCGACCGGCTGGCCGCTTGCCTGCGCCGTCTCGACGCCAACGAGGTGGACGTAGCGGTCGCGTTCCTCTCCGGCGAGCTACGGCAGCGCCAGATCGGAGTCGGGTATGCGGCGCTGCGGGACGCTCCGGCGCCCGCTGCGCACCCCTCCCTCACCCTTACCGAGGTTGACGCCGCCTTTGACCGGATCGGGCGGCAGGCCGGCCCTGGCTCCCAGCGCGAGCGACGCCGACTGCTGTCTGATCTGTTCGAGCGAGCGACCGCCACCGAGCAAGCGTTCCTCCGCCGTCTGCTCTCGGGCGAGCTGCGCCAAGGCGCGCTTGAGGGCGTCATGGCTGAGGCCATCGCCCGAGCGGCTGGCATCCCGGGTACTGAGGTCCGGCGCGCCCTCATGCTACGCGGCGCGCTCGGCGCGGTTGCCGAAGCGGCGCTATCCCAAGGTGTCGACGGGCTACGGTCATTCCGGCTTCAGGTCGGCCGGCCGCTTCAGCCAATGCTCGCCCAAACGGCTGAGAGCGTCGACGTAGCGCTAGAGCGAATTCGGCCAGCAGCGCTGGAATGGAAGCTCGACGGCGGTCGGGTGCAAATCCATCGCGCTGACAGTGAGGTACGGGTTTTCACCAGGACGCTGGACGACATCACCGCGCGGGTGCCGGAGTTGGTCGAAACGGCGCTTGCGCTGCCCGTACGCTCCATCGTGCTGGACGGCGAGGCCATTGCGCTGCGGGCGGACGGTCGGCCCCACCCGTTCCAGGTGACGGCCAGCCGGATTGGCAGTCGACTTGGGGTAGATGAGCTCCGAGGCTCGCTGCCACTGACCCCATTCCTGTTCGACGTGCTCCATCTCGACGACGAGGACCTGATCGACCGGCCAGGCGCGGAACGGAACGACGCGCTCACTGCCGCTGTCCCGGAAGCACTACGGATACCCCGAATCGTGACTGGTGATTCGGAGGTAGCCGCGGCATTCCTGCAGGACGCCCTTGCCCGCGGCCATGAGGGCGTCGTGGTGAAGTCGCTCGCTGTGCCCTATGAAGCAGGGCGGCGCGGTGGCGGCTGGCTCAAAGTCAAACCGCGCCACACGCTGGACCTGGTCGTGCTCGCGGCTGAATGGGGCCACGGTCGGCGGCGCGGCTGGTTGAGCAACCTGCACCTCGGCGCTCGCGATTCCGAGAGCGACGGGTTCGTAATGCTCGGCAAGACCTTCAAGGGCCTTACCGACAAGCTGCTTGCCTGGCAGACCGAGCGATTCCTGGAGCTTGCGGTCGAGCAGAACGAATGGATGGTCCGCTTGCGGCCGGAGCTGGTCGTCGAGGTCGCATTCGACGGCTTGCAGGTAAGCCCCCGCTACCCGGGCGGGCTCGCATTGCGCTTCGCCCGCGTCCTGCGCTACCGGCCCGACAAGGGGGCGGACGACGCGGATACGATTGAGACGGTCCGCACCATTCATCTCGCCCAGTCGGGGCCGCCGCTCCCTGGATAG
- a CDS encoding glycosyltransferase family 2 protein, translating into MKRPGSAVAAYERCTSIAGPLMEPRSERHRVEFRLVASRRERAVLTLLVGASALTGIALVGWLLLPWHVPSPGVVGTGGPLVTAGRVGFLCVVLVEIIRLVQSAAIWTFARRAYDPTPMTPPPGLRVAVLTTIVPAKEPVHLVARTLRAMRELSYDGVVDVWILDEGDDPRVRAVARSLGVKHFTRKGRSEYNHRVGEFRACTKAGNHNAWRAEHEHEYDVVAQMDPDHVPLPSFLERTLGYFRDPDIAFVVAPQVYGNAHQGLVSHGAAVQGYLFTGIVQRGGNGLDAPLLIGTNHLYRPAAWRQIGGYQDSIIEDHLTSMNVNAAVNEQSGNRWKGVFTPDILAIGEGPNSWTDYFNQQKRWAYGVWEIVLRRAPALAKRLTRRQRLSYGLAQSFYPSVGVTWVLGNLATGLYLLFGVTSVALDMWVWLALWGGTYVTWFTLLVWLRRFNLAEHERRESALPGLLLALFAGPVYVAAGFAALLGRPLAYAVTAKGELRSADSLRTFHAHLLWAVAAGLALAASAYRGHTYPALRAWAVLTLFAAVAPPVLGFGRRLSERRASRLVVSSEATRP; encoded by the coding sequence GTGAAGAGGCCGGGGTCAGCGGTTGCCGCGTACGAGCGCTGCACCTCCATCGCCGGGCCGCTCATGGAGCCGCGCAGCGAGCGCCACCGCGTCGAGTTCCGGCTGGTGGCCTCGCGCCGCGAGCGGGCGGTGCTGACCCTGCTGGTCGGGGCCAGCGCACTGACCGGGATCGCCCTGGTGGGCTGGCTGCTGCTCCCCTGGCACGTGCCCTCCCCCGGGGTCGTCGGGACGGGCGGGCCGCTGGTCACGGCCGGCCGGGTCGGCTTCCTGTGCGTGGTCCTGGTCGAGATCATCCGGCTGGTGCAGAGCGCGGCGATCTGGACCTTCGCGAGGCGGGCCTACGACCCGACGCCGATGACCCCGCCGCCCGGGCTCCGCGTGGCCGTGCTCACCACGATCGTGCCAGCGAAGGAACCCGTCCACCTCGTGGCCAGGACGCTCCGGGCCATGCGGGAGCTGTCCTACGACGGCGTCGTTGACGTGTGGATCCTGGACGAAGGCGACGACCCGCGGGTGCGCGCGGTCGCCCGGTCGCTCGGGGTCAAGCACTTCACGCGCAAGGGCCGCTCCGAGTACAACCACCGGGTGGGCGAGTTCCGCGCCTGCACCAAGGCGGGCAACCACAACGCCTGGCGCGCCGAGCACGAGCATGAGTACGACGTGGTGGCGCAGATGGATCCCGACCACGTGCCGCTGCCCTCCTTCCTCGAGCGCACGCTCGGGTACTTCCGGGACCCCGACATCGCGTTCGTCGTCGCCCCGCAGGTCTACGGCAACGCCCACCAAGGTCTGGTGAGCCACGGCGCGGCCGTGCAGGGCTACCTTTTCACCGGCATCGTGCAGCGGGGCGGGAACGGCCTGGACGCGCCGCTGCTGATCGGCACCAACCATCTCTACCGCCCGGCCGCCTGGCGCCAGATCGGCGGCTACCAGGACTCGATCATCGAGGACCACTTGACCAGCATGAACGTCAACGCGGCGGTCAACGAGCAGAGCGGCAACCGTTGGAAGGGCGTGTTCACGCCCGACATCCTCGCCATCGGCGAGGGCCCGAACAGCTGGACCGACTACTTCAACCAGCAGAAGCGGTGGGCCTACGGCGTCTGGGAGATCGTGCTGCGGCGCGCGCCCGCGCTGGCCAAGCGCCTCACCCGCCGGCAGCGGCTCAGCTACGGGCTGGCCCAGTCCTTCTACCCCAGCGTCGGCGTGACCTGGGTGCTCGGCAACCTCGCGACCGGCCTGTACCTGCTGTTCGGGGTGACCTCGGTCGCCTTGGACATGTGGGTCTGGCTCGCGCTCTGGGGCGGGACCTACGTCACCTGGTTCACGCTGCTCGTGTGGCTGCGCCGCTTCAACCTGGCCGAGCACGAGCGTCGCGAGTCGGCACTGCCCGGGCTGCTGCTGGCGCTGTTCGCCGGCCCGGTCTACGTGGCCGCGGGGTTCGCCGCCCTGCTGGGCCGGCCGCTGGCCTACGCGGTCACGGCCAAGGGGGAGCTGCGCAGTGCCGACTCGCTGCGCACCTTCCACGCCCACCTCCTGTGGGCCGTTGCCGCTGGCTTGGCCCTGGCCGCGAGCGCCTACCGCGGCCACACCTACCCGGCGCTGCGCGCGTGGGCTGTGCTCACCCTGTTCGCGGCCGTCGCCCCGCCCGTCCTCGGGTTCGGCAGGCGGCTGTCGGAGCGGCGGGCCAGCCGGCTCGTGGTGAGCTCGGAGGCCACGAGGCCCTGA
- a CDS encoding glycosyl hydrolase, protein MRHPVRLGTSAALVGLVAYVFILAPSIATRPDRASAGSAAPSAAAPASGPPAPAPAVPVPGGPSPGRAGPRQLFPARGKVLFGVTTRSGPHDFAELQAFQTAAGRRPDVMLFSQGWARDRFDRRLLDGVVQRGMLPMIGWEPWDYRQESRLDLRRGVQPAYALSRIAGGGFDAYIRSWAVGIRQVGYPVAIRFAHEMNGYWYPWAEAANGNRPGEYVAAWRHVHDIFTRAGARNVVWVWSPNVVYPGATPLRELYPGDAYVDWAGVVGYYGTDRHQTGYRSFEQVFAPTLRELRAVTRKPIVLTEVAATDRDGRKAVWIRDFFRTLPRHRDIIGFVWYEAVKEADWRIVSSQQARAAFAAGVANARYGQPFTPWVRPRTRR, encoded by the coding sequence ATGCGCCACCCGGTCAGGCTCGGAACCAGCGCCGCGCTGGTCGGGCTGGTCGCGTACGTGTTCATCCTCGCCCCCAGCATCGCGACGCGGCCCGACCGCGCGTCGGCCGGCTCCGCGGCGCCTTCCGCGGCCGCGCCCGCGTCCGGGCCGCCTGCGCCTGCGCCGGCGGTGCCGGTGCCGGGCGGCCCCTCACCGGGCCGCGCCGGGCCGCGCCAGCTCTTCCCGGCCCGGGGCAAGGTGCTGTTCGGCGTGACCACACGCTCCGGGCCGCACGACTTCGCCGAACTCCAGGCGTTCCAGACCGCCGCGGGCAGGCGGCCCGACGTGATGCTGTTCTCCCAGGGCTGGGCGCGCGACCGGTTCGACCGGCGGCTGCTCGACGGCGTCGTGCAGCGCGGCATGCTCCCGATGATCGGCTGGGAGCCCTGGGACTACCGGCAGGAGTCCAGGCTCGACCTGCGGCGCGGGGTGCAGCCCGCCTACGCGCTGTCGCGGATCGCCGGCGGCGGCTTCGACGCCTACATCCGCAGCTGGGCGGTTGGCATCCGCCAGGTGGGCTACCCGGTCGCGATCCGCTTCGCCCACGAGATGAACGGCTACTGGTACCCGTGGGCGGAGGCTGCCAACGGCAACCGGCCGGGGGAGTACGTGGCGGCCTGGCGCCACGTCCACGACATCTTCACCCGGGCCGGCGCCCGCAACGTCGTGTGGGTGTGGAGCCCGAACGTCGTCTACCCGGGGGCGACGCCGCTGCGGGAGCTGTACCCGGGCGACGCCTACGTCGACTGGGCCGGGGTCGTGGGCTACTACGGCACGGACAGGCACCAGACCGGCTACCGCAGCTTCGAGCAGGTCTTCGCGCCGACGCTCCGGGAGCTGCGCGCCGTCACCCGCAAGCCGATCGTGCTGACCGAGGTCGCCGCGACCGACCGGGACGGCCGCAAGGCCGTTTGGATCCGGGACTTCTTCAGAACCCTGCCGCGCCACCGCGACATCATCGGCTTCGTCTGGTACGAGGCCGTCAAGGAGGCCGACTGGCGCATCGTCAGCTCCCAGCAGGCGAGGGCCGCGTTTGCCGCCGGGGTCGCCAACGCCAGGTACGGTCAGCCGTTCACGCCCTGGGTGCGCCCGCGCACCCGCCGGTGA
- a CDS encoding glycosyl hydrolase, translated as MTRPLLLGVSIPSGAASASAALAELDAFELDAGGRAGICMWFEGWAHHEFSADLPEAVAGRGALPMITWEPWDYLQGTDQPGYALSRIAGGEHDAYIRRWAEGARRYGRPLLLRFAHEMNGYWYPWSEAANGNRPGEYVAAWRHVHDAFRAAGADNVAWVWCPNVVYPGATPLRELYPGDAYVDWAGADGYNGGTALPWGGWRTAEELFAPTLRELAALAPGKPLMIGETGSAEAGGSKAAWIRGFFATLDRRPEVGAFVWFEHRKEADWRITSSEAARQAFAAGLAGV; from the coding sequence GTGACGCGCCCCCTGCTGCTCGGCGTCTCCATCCCGTCCGGGGCCGCCTCCGCCTCCGCCGCCCTGGCCGAGCTGGACGCGTTCGAGCTGGACGCGGGCGGTCGGGCCGGCATCTGCATGTGGTTCGAGGGCTGGGCCCACCACGAGTTCTCCGCCGACCTGCCCGAGGCGGTCGCCGGCCGGGGCGCGCTGCCGATGATCACCTGGGAGCCGTGGGACTACCTCCAAGGGACCGACCAGCCGGGCTACGCGCTGTCCCGGATCGCCGGCGGCGAGCACGACGCCTACATCCGGCGGTGGGCGGAGGGGGCGCGGCGCTACGGCAGACCGCTGCTGCTGCGCTTCGCCCACGAGATGAACGGCTACTGGTACCCCTGGTCGGAGGCTGCCAACGGCAACAGGCCGGGGGAGTACGTGGCGGCCTGGCGCCACGTGCACGACGCCTTCCGGGCGGCGGGAGCCGACAACGTGGCCTGGGTCTGGTGCCCGAACGTCGTCTACCCGGGGGCGACGCCGCTGCGGGAGCTGTACCCGGGCGACGCCTACGTCGACTGGGCCGGGGCCGACGGCTACAACGGTGGCACGGCGCTGCCGTGGGGCGGATGGCGCACCGCCGAGGAGCTCTTCGCCCCGACCCTGCGCGAGCTGGCGGCGCTCGCCCCGGGCAAGCCGCTCATGATCGGCGAGACGGGCAGCGCCGAGGCGGGCGGAAGCAAGGCCGCGTGGATCCGGGGCTTCTTCGCCACCCTGGACCGCCGCCCTGAGGTGGGCGCGTTCGTGTGGTTCGAACACCGCAAGGAGGCCGACTGGCGCATCACCAGCTCCGAGGCGGCCCGGCAGGCCTTCGCCGCCGGGCTGGCCGGGGTCTAG